A window from Gorilla gorilla gorilla isolate KB3781 chromosome 21, NHGRI_mGorGor1-v2.1_pri, whole genome shotgun sequence encodes these proteins:
- the DUSP15 gene encoding dual specificity protein phosphatase 15 isoform X2 — translation MLSRLDIFLKVLVLPGLYLGNFIDAKDLDQLGRNKITHIISIHESPQPLLQDITYLRIPVADTPEVPIKKHFKECINFIHCCRLNGGNCLVHWLLMWENPGDALDRGNSMAKAWSFAGISRSTTIVTAYVMTVTGLGWRDVLEAIKATRPIANPNPGFRQQLEEFGWASSRKLRRQLEERFGESPFRDEEELRALLPLCKRCRQGSATSASSAGPHSAASEGTLQRLVPRTPREAHRPLPLLARVKQTFSCLPRCLSRKGGK, via the exons ATGCCAAAGACCTGGATCAGCTGGGCCGAAATAAGATCACACACATCATCTCTATCCATGAGTCACCCCAGCCTCTGCTGCAG GATATCACCTACCTTCGCATCCCGGTGGCTGATACCCCTGAGGTACCCAT CAAAAAGCACTTCAAAGAATGTATCAACTTCATCCACTGCTGCCGCCTTAATGGGGGGAACTGCCTTGTGCACTG GCTTTTGATGTGGGAGAACCCAGGGGATGCTCtagacagagggaacagcatggcaaaggcctggag CTTTGCAGGCATCTCTCGCAGCACCACGATTGTGACAGCGTATGTGATGACTGTGACGGGGCTAGGCTGGCGGGACGTGCTTGAAGCCATCAAGGCCACCAGGCCCATCGCCAACCCCAACCCAGGCTTTAGGCAGCAGCTTGAAGAGTTTGGCTGGGCCAGTTCCCGGAAG CTTCGCCGGCAGCTGGAGGAGCGCTTCGGCGAGAGCCCCTTCCGCGACGAGGAGGAGTTGCGCGCGCTGCTGCCGCTGTGCAAGCGCTGCCGGCAGGGCTCCGCGACCTCGGCCTCCTCCGCCGGGCCGCACTCAGCAGCCTCCGAGGGAACCCTGCAGCGCCTGGTGCCGCGCACGCCCCGGGAAGCCCACCGGCCGCTGCCGCTGCTGGCGCGCGTCAAGCAGACTTTCTCTTGCCTCCCGCGGTGTCTGTCCCGCAAGGGCGGCAAGTGA
- the DUSP15 gene encoding dual specificity protein phosphatase 15 isoform X3 has protein sequence MGNGMTKVLPGLYLGNFIDAKDLDQLGRNKITHIISIHESPQPLLQDITYLRIPVADTPEVPIKKHFKECINFIHCCRLNGGNCLVHWLLMWENPGDALDRGNSMAKAWSFAGISRSTTIVTAYVMTVTGLGWRDVLEAIKATRPIANPNPGFRQQLEEFGWASSRKLRRQLEERFGESPFRDEEELRALLPLCKRCRQGSATSASSAGPHSAASEGTLQRLVPRTPREAHRPLPLLARVKQTFSCLPRCLSRKGGK, from the exons ATGCCAAAGACCTGGATCAGCTGGGCCGAAATAAGATCACACACATCATCTCTATCCATGAGTCACCCCAGCCTCTGCTGCAG GATATCACCTACCTTCGCATCCCGGTGGCTGATACCCCTGAGGTACCCAT CAAAAAGCACTTCAAAGAATGTATCAACTTCATCCACTGCTGCCGCCTTAATGGGGGGAACTGCCTTGTGCACTG GCTTTTGATGTGGGAGAACCCAGGGGATGCTCtagacagagggaacagcatggcaaaggcctggag CTTTGCAGGCATCTCTCGCAGCACCACGATTGTGACAGCGTATGTGATGACTGTGACGGGGCTAGGCTGGCGGGACGTGCTTGAAGCCATCAAGGCCACCAGGCCCATCGCCAACCCCAACCCAGGCTTTAGGCAGCAGCTTGAAGAGTTTGGCTGGGCCAGTTCCCGGAAG CTTCGCCGGCAGCTGGAGGAGCGCTTCGGCGAGAGCCCCTTCCGCGACGAGGAGGAGTTGCGCGCGCTGCTGCCGCTGTGCAAGCGCTGCCGGCAGGGCTCCGCGACCTCGGCCTCCTCCGCCGGGCCGCACTCAGCAGCCTCCGAGGGAACCCTGCAGCGCCTGGTGCCGCGCACGCCCCGGGAAGCCCACCGGCCGCTGCCGCTGCTGGCGCGCGTCAAGCAGACTTTCTCTTGCCTCCCGCGGTGTCTGTCCCGCAAGGGCGGCAAGTGA
- the DUSP15 gene encoding dual specificity protein phosphatase 15 isoform X7, producing the protein MLSRLDIFLKVLVLPGLYLGNFIDAKDLDQLGRNKITHIISIHESPQPLLQDITYLRIPVADTPEVPIKKHFKECINFIHCCRLNGGNCLVHCTTIVTAYVMTVTGLGWRDVLEAIKATRPIANPNPGFRQQLEEFGWASSRKLRRQLEERFGESPFRDEEELRALLPLCKRCRQGSATSASSAGPHSAASEGTLQRLVPRTPREAHRPLPLLARVKQTFSCLPRCLSRKGGK; encoded by the exons ATGCCAAAGACCTGGATCAGCTGGGCCGAAATAAGATCACACACATCATCTCTATCCATGAGTCACCCCAGCCTCTGCTGCAG GATATCACCTACCTTCGCATCCCGGTGGCTGATACCCCTGAGGTACCCAT CAAAAAGCACTTCAAAGAATGTATCAACTTCATCCACTGCTGCCGCCTTAATGGGGGGAACTGCCTTGTGCACTG CACCACGATTGTGACAGCGTATGTGATGACTGTGACGGGGCTAGGCTGGCGGGACGTGCTTGAAGCCATCAAGGCCACCAGGCCCATCGCCAACCCCAACCCAGGCTTTAGGCAGCAGCTTGAAGAGTTTGGCTGGGCCAGTTCCCGGAAG CTTCGCCGGCAGCTGGAGGAGCGCTTCGGCGAGAGCCCCTTCCGCGACGAGGAGGAGTTGCGCGCGCTGCTGCCGCTGTGCAAGCGCTGCCGGCAGGGCTCCGCGACCTCGGCCTCCTCCGCCGGGCCGCACTCAGCAGCCTCCGAGGGAACCCTGCAGCGCCTGGTGCCGCGCACGCCCCGGGAAGCCCACCGGCCGCTGCCGCTGCTGGCGCGCGTCAAGCAGACTTTCTCTTGCCTCCCGCGGTGTCTGTCCCGCAAGGGCGGCAAGTGA
- the DUSP15 gene encoding dual specificity protein phosphatase 15 isoform X4 yields the protein MLSRLDIFLKVLVLPGLYLGNFIDAKDLDQLGRNKITHIISIHESPQPLLQDITYLRIPVADTPEVPIKKHFKECINFIHCCRLNGGNCLVHWLLMWENPGDALDRGNSMAKAWSTTIVTAYVMTVTGLGWRDVLEAIKATRPIANPNPGFRQQLEEFGWASSRKLRRQLEERFGESPFRDEEELRALLPLCKRCRQGSATSASSAGPHSAASEGTLQRLVPRTPREAHRPLPLLARVKQTFSCLPRCLSRKGGK from the exons ATGCCAAAGACCTGGATCAGCTGGGCCGAAATAAGATCACACACATCATCTCTATCCATGAGTCACCCCAGCCTCTGCTGCAG GATATCACCTACCTTCGCATCCCGGTGGCTGATACCCCTGAGGTACCCAT CAAAAAGCACTTCAAAGAATGTATCAACTTCATCCACTGCTGCCGCCTTAATGGGGGGAACTGCCTTGTGCACTG GCTTTTGATGTGGGAGAACCCAGGGGATGCTCtagacagagggaacagcatggcaaaggcctggag CACCACGATTGTGACAGCGTATGTGATGACTGTGACGGGGCTAGGCTGGCGGGACGTGCTTGAAGCCATCAAGGCCACCAGGCCCATCGCCAACCCCAACCCAGGCTTTAGGCAGCAGCTTGAAGAGTTTGGCTGGGCCAGTTCCCGGAAG CTTCGCCGGCAGCTGGAGGAGCGCTTCGGCGAGAGCCCCTTCCGCGACGAGGAGGAGTTGCGCGCGCTGCTGCCGCTGTGCAAGCGCTGCCGGCAGGGCTCCGCGACCTCGGCCTCCTCCGCCGGGCCGCACTCAGCAGCCTCCGAGGGAACCCTGCAGCGCCTGGTGCCGCGCACGCCCCGGGAAGCCCACCGGCCGCTGCCGCTGCTGGCGCGCGTCAAGCAGACTTTCTCTTGCCTCCCGCGGTGTCTGTCCCGCAAGGGCGGCAAGTGA
- the DUSP15 gene encoding dual specificity protein phosphatase 15 isoform X8, whose translation MTEGVLPGLYLGNFIDAKDLDQLGRNKITHIISIHESPQPLLQDITYLRIPVADTPEVPIKKHFKECINFIHCCRLNGGNCLVHCFAGISRSTTIVTAYVMTVTGLGWRDVLEAIKATRPIANPNPGFRQQLEEFGWASSRKLRRQLEERFGESPFRDEEELRALLPLCKRCRQGSATSASSAGPHSAASEGTLQRLVPRTPREAHRPLPLLARVKQTFSCLPRCLSRKGGK comes from the exons ATGCCAAAGACCTGGATCAGCTGGGCCGAAATAAGATCACACACATCATCTCTATCCATGAGTCACCCCAGCCTCTGCTGCAG GATATCACCTACCTTCGCATCCCGGTGGCTGATACCCCTGAGGTACCCAT CAAAAAGCACTTCAAAGAATGTATCAACTTCATCCACTGCTGCCGCCTTAATGGGGGGAACTGCCTTGTGCACTG CTTTGCAGGCATCTCTCGCAGCACCACGATTGTGACAGCGTATGTGATGACTGTGACGGGGCTAGGCTGGCGGGACGTGCTTGAAGCCATCAAGGCCACCAGGCCCATCGCCAACCCCAACCCAGGCTTTAGGCAGCAGCTTGAAGAGTTTGGCTGGGCCAGTTCCCGGAAG CTTCGCCGGCAGCTGGAGGAGCGCTTCGGCGAGAGCCCCTTCCGCGACGAGGAGGAGTTGCGCGCGCTGCTGCCGCTGTGCAAGCGCTGCCGGCAGGGCTCCGCGACCTCGGCCTCCTCCGCCGGGCCGCACTCAGCAGCCTCCGAGGGAACCCTGCAGCGCCTGGTGCCGCGCACGCCCCGGGAAGCCCACCGGCCGCTGCCGCTGCTGGCGCGCGTCAAGCAGACTTTCTCTTGCCTCCCGCGGTGTCTGTCCCGCAAGGGCGGCAAGTGA
- the DUSP15 gene encoding dual specificity protein phosphatase 15 isoform X5 — MLSRLDIFLKVLVLPGLYLGNFIDAKDLDQLGRNKITHIISIHESPQPLLQDITYLRIPVADTPEVPIKKHFKECINFIHCCRLNGGNCLVHCFAGISRSTTIVTAYVMTVTGLGWRDVLEAIKATRPIANPNPGFRQQLEEFGWASSRKLRRQLEERFGESPFRDEEELRALLPLCKRCRQGSATSASSAGPHSAASEGTLQRLVPRTPREAHRPLPLLARVKQTFSCLPRCLSRKGGK; from the exons ATGCCAAAGACCTGGATCAGCTGGGCCGAAATAAGATCACACACATCATCTCTATCCATGAGTCACCCCAGCCTCTGCTGCAG GATATCACCTACCTTCGCATCCCGGTGGCTGATACCCCTGAGGTACCCAT CAAAAAGCACTTCAAAGAATGTATCAACTTCATCCACTGCTGCCGCCTTAATGGGGGGAACTGCCTTGTGCACTG CTTTGCAGGCATCTCTCGCAGCACCACGATTGTGACAGCGTATGTGATGACTGTGACGGGGCTAGGCTGGCGGGACGTGCTTGAAGCCATCAAGGCCACCAGGCCCATCGCCAACCCCAACCCAGGCTTTAGGCAGCAGCTTGAAGAGTTTGGCTGGGCCAGTTCCCGGAAG CTTCGCCGGCAGCTGGAGGAGCGCTTCGGCGAGAGCCCCTTCCGCGACGAGGAGGAGTTGCGCGCGCTGCTGCCGCTGTGCAAGCGCTGCCGGCAGGGCTCCGCGACCTCGGCCTCCTCCGCCGGGCCGCACTCAGCAGCCTCCGAGGGAACCCTGCAGCGCCTGGTGCCGCGCACGCCCCGGGAAGCCCACCGGCCGCTGCCGCTGCTGGCGCGCGTCAAGCAGACTTTCTCTTGCCTCCCGCGGTGTCTGTCCCGCAAGGGCGGCAAGTGA
- the DUSP15 gene encoding dual specificity protein phosphatase 15 isoform X6 — translation MGNGMTKVLPGLYLGNFIDAKDLDQLGRNKITHIISIHESPQPLLQDITYLRIPVADTPEVPIKKHFKECINFIHCCRLNGGNCLVHCFAGISRSTTIVTAYVMTVTGLGWRDVLEAIKATRPIANPNPGFRQQLEEFGWASSRKLRRQLEERFGESPFRDEEELRALLPLCKRCRQGSATSASSAGPHSAASEGTLQRLVPRTPREAHRPLPLLARVKQTFSCLPRCLSRKGGK, via the exons ATGCCAAAGACCTGGATCAGCTGGGCCGAAATAAGATCACACACATCATCTCTATCCATGAGTCACCCCAGCCTCTGCTGCAG GATATCACCTACCTTCGCATCCCGGTGGCTGATACCCCTGAGGTACCCAT CAAAAAGCACTTCAAAGAATGTATCAACTTCATCCACTGCTGCCGCCTTAATGGGGGGAACTGCCTTGTGCACTG CTTTGCAGGCATCTCTCGCAGCACCACGATTGTGACAGCGTATGTGATGACTGTGACGGGGCTAGGCTGGCGGGACGTGCTTGAAGCCATCAAGGCCACCAGGCCCATCGCCAACCCCAACCCAGGCTTTAGGCAGCAGCTTGAAGAGTTTGGCTGGGCCAGTTCCCGGAAG CTTCGCCGGCAGCTGGAGGAGCGCTTCGGCGAGAGCCCCTTCCGCGACGAGGAGGAGTTGCGCGCGCTGCTGCCGCTGTGCAAGCGCTGCCGGCAGGGCTCCGCGACCTCGGCCTCCTCCGCCGGGCCGCACTCAGCAGCCTCCGAGGGAACCCTGCAGCGCCTGGTGCCGCGCACGCCCCGGGAAGCCCACCGGCCGCTGCCGCTGCTGGCGCGCGTCAAGCAGACTTTCTCTTGCCTCCCGCGGTGTCTGTCCCGCAAGGGCGGCAAGTGA
- the DUSP15 gene encoding dual specificity protein phosphatase 15 isoform X10 has protein sequence MTVTGLGWRDVLEAIKATRPIANPNPGFRQQLEEFGWASSRKLRRQLEERFGESPFRDEEELRALLPLCKRCRQGSATSASSAGPHSAASEGTLQRLVPRTPREAHRPLPLLARVKQTFSCLPRCLSRKGGK, from the exons ATGACTGTGACGGGGCTAGGCTGGCGGGACGTGCTTGAAGCCATCAAGGCCACCAGGCCCATCGCCAACCCCAACCCAGGCTTTAGGCAGCAGCTTGAAGAGTTTGGCTGGGCCAGTTCCCGGAAG CTTCGCCGGCAGCTGGAGGAGCGCTTCGGCGAGAGCCCCTTCCGCGACGAGGAGGAGTTGCGCGCGCTGCTGCCGCTGTGCAAGCGCTGCCGGCAGGGCTCCGCGACCTCGGCCTCCTCCGCCGGGCCGCACTCAGCAGCCTCCGAGGGAACCCTGCAGCGCCTGGTGCCGCGCACGCCCCGGGAAGCCCACCGGCCGCTGCCGCTGCTGGCGCGCGTCAAGCAGACTTTCTCTTGCCTCCCGCGGTGTCTGTCCCGCAAGGGCGGCAAGTGA
- the DUSP15 gene encoding dual specificity protein phosphatase 15 isoform X9 — MWENPGDALDRGNSMAKAWSFAGISRSTTIVTAYVMTVTGLGWRDVLEAIKATRPIANPNPGFRQQLEEFGWASSRKLRRQLEERFGESPFRDEEELRALLPLCKRCRQGSATSASSAGPHSAASEGTLQRLVPRTPREAHRPLPLLARVKQTFSCLPRCLSRKGGK; from the exons ATGTGGGAGAACCCAGGGGATGCTCtagacagagggaacagcatggcaaaggcctggag CTTTGCAGGCATCTCTCGCAGCACCACGATTGTGACAGCGTATGTGATGACTGTGACGGGGCTAGGCTGGCGGGACGTGCTTGAAGCCATCAAGGCCACCAGGCCCATCGCCAACCCCAACCCAGGCTTTAGGCAGCAGCTTGAAGAGTTTGGCTGGGCCAGTTCCCGGAAG CTTCGCCGGCAGCTGGAGGAGCGCTTCGGCGAGAGCCCCTTCCGCGACGAGGAGGAGTTGCGCGCGCTGCTGCCGCTGTGCAAGCGCTGCCGGCAGGGCTCCGCGACCTCGGCCTCCTCCGCCGGGCCGCACTCAGCAGCCTCCGAGGGAACCCTGCAGCGCCTGGTGCCGCGCACGCCCCGGGAAGCCCACCGGCCGCTGCCGCTGCTGGCGCGCGTCAAGCAGACTTTCTCTTGCCTCCCGCGGTGTCTGTCCCGCAAGGGCGGCAAGTGA